In Archangium lipolyticum, the following are encoded in one genomic region:
- a CDS encoding zinc-dependent alcohol dehydrogenase, which translates to MKGLVFALSIPKYVLAKGIGGMYPKVHYGRGSCLSLRELPSPTLPGPDWVRLRPLLAGLCGSDMGTIFFKMSPQMEPFNSFPAVLGHEVLAEVTELGPQARGVEVGQKVVVNPLLPCRLRGIQPPCPPCAAGQENGCEHSAEGCLAPGQMLGFQKDLPGGMGTEMVAHPSQLHPLPEAVGDKAGVLVEPLAVGLHAVLKVPLKDGDRVLVIGGGPVAFACLWALRALGHRCHVTLLAAEEYQLRLAKQLGADEAFRVMRDDTAEAEEVARRTGAKVYRPILGPPALMGGFEVTFDCIGSAASVQDSLRYTRSLGKVVLVGAAGILEQVDWTTVWRNELTLLGSFVYGPESVRGERKHTFDLVLELLARREGPDPSVLVTHTFPLARYQEAIEANLARGQYQSVKTVFDLTVNP; encoded by the coding sequence GTGAAGGGACTCGTCTTCGCACTCTCCATCCCCAAGTACGTCCTCGCCAAGGGGATTGGAGGAATGTACCCGAAGGTGCACTACGGGCGTGGAAGCTGTCTCTCCCTGCGTGAGCTGCCCTCCCCCACTCTGCCCGGCCCGGACTGGGTGCGGCTGCGTCCACTGCTGGCGGGCCTGTGCGGTTCGGACATGGGGACGATCTTCTTCAAGATGAGCCCCCAGATGGAGCCCTTCAACAGTTTTCCAGCGGTGCTGGGCCACGAGGTGCTCGCCGAGGTGACGGAGCTGGGGCCCCAGGCGCGCGGCGTGGAGGTGGGACAGAAGGTCGTGGTGAACCCGCTGCTGCCCTGCCGCCTGCGAGGCATCCAGCCGCCCTGCCCGCCGTGCGCGGCCGGCCAGGAGAACGGCTGCGAGCACAGCGCCGAGGGCTGCCTCGCACCGGGGCAGATGCTCGGCTTCCAGAAGGACCTGCCCGGGGGAATGGGGACGGAGATGGTGGCGCACCCCTCGCAGCTCCACCCGCTGCCGGAAGCGGTGGGCGACAAGGCGGGCGTGCTGGTGGAGCCGCTCGCGGTGGGCCTGCACGCGGTGCTGAAGGTGCCGCTGAAGGACGGGGATCGGGTGTTGGTGATTGGAGGAGGACCGGTGGCCTTCGCATGCCTCTGGGCCCTTCGCGCGCTGGGCCACCGCTGCCACGTGACGCTGCTGGCGGCCGAGGAGTACCAGCTGCGGCTGGCGAAGCAGCTCGGGGCGGACGAGGCCTTCCGGGTGATGCGGGACGACACCGCCGAGGCCGAGGAGGTGGCGCGGCGCACGGGCGCGAAGGTGTACCGCCCGATCCTCGGCCCGCCCGCGCTCATGGGCGGCTTCGAGGTGACGTTCGACTGCATCGGCAGCGCGGCCTCGGTGCAGGACTCGTTGAGATACACGCGCTCGCTGGGGAAGGTGGTGCTGGTGGGAGCGGCGGGCATCCTGGAGCAGGTGGACTGGACGACGGTGTGGCGCAACGAGCTGACGCTGCTCGGCTCCTTCGTGTACGGCCCGGAGAGCGTCCGGGGCGAGCGCAAGCACACGTTCGACCTGGTGTTGGAGCTGCTCGCCCGCCGGGAGGGCCCGGACCCGAGCGTGCTCGTGACACATACCTTTCCGCTCGCGCGTTACCAGGAGGCCATCGAGGCCAACCTGGCGCGTGGCCAGTACCAGTCGGTGAAGACCGTCTTCGACCTCACGGTGAACCCATGA
- a CDS encoding DUF4388 domain-containing protein produces the protein MAIRPKATPRLGLSGEPTTLELERPLAASLSPGRPLAAHFHAPEGMVLLREPASLSGFFAGSLSSLAVEEVLGHVLSGIRSGQLILQHGMVQRTVTFRDGQPIFAVSSVHHERLGAVVVQLGLVTPEQLHQALGKVTPTLRIGAVLTREGFLSEANLYSAMTYLVREVLLNLFEMAEGSFLFLEGRPPEGDSVKLQERTKDLVLQGMKRGEVVARLRKHFPDDMPVSVGPEAPPPGEEALFARAASGTTLGALRSLWEGSLFSFLTWVEERSRDGALLLQQKPNAPLIPRRVSGTFMAVPPPPVAPLSPEERFNVLLAQIHTAIRLAGANPDLLRGFLESPTPGLETAYEGVELGPDGRVDVARLRQNVSSGDEALARAMTLEALDAFVSYALFSARNVLPGEMSERLYRSYRDLQEGLA, from the coding sequence GTGGCGATACGCCCCAAGGCCACGCCTCGCCTGGGATTGAGCGGTGAGCCGACGACGCTCGAGTTGGAGCGTCCTCTCGCCGCCAGCCTCTCCCCCGGCCGTCCCCTCGCGGCGCACTTCCATGCGCCCGAGGGGATGGTGCTGTTGCGGGAGCCCGCCTCCCTCTCCGGCTTCTTCGCGGGCAGCCTGAGCTCACTGGCCGTGGAGGAGGTGCTCGGCCACGTGCTGTCGGGCATCCGCAGCGGCCAGCTCATCCTCCAGCACGGCATGGTGCAGCGCACCGTCACCTTCCGCGACGGCCAGCCCATCTTCGCCGTCTCCAGCGTCCACCATGAGCGGCTCGGCGCCGTGGTGGTGCAGCTGGGCCTCGTCACCCCCGAGCAGCTCCACCAGGCCCTGGGCAAGGTGACGCCCACCCTGCGCATCGGCGCGGTGCTCACCCGCGAGGGCTTCCTCTCCGAGGCCAACCTCTACAGCGCCATGACGTACCTGGTGCGCGAGGTGCTGCTCAACCTCTTCGAGATGGCCGAGGGCAGCTTCCTCTTCCTCGAGGGGCGTCCGCCCGAGGGCGACTCGGTGAAGCTCCAGGAGCGCACCAAGGATCTCGTCCTCCAGGGGATGAAGCGCGGCGAGGTGGTGGCGCGGCTGCGCAAGCACTTCCCGGACGACATGCCCGTGTCGGTTGGCCCCGAGGCTCCGCCCCCCGGTGAGGAGGCCCTCTTCGCCAGGGCCGCCTCCGGCACCACGCTGGGCGCCCTGCGCTCGCTCTGGGAGGGCAGCCTCTTCTCCTTCCTCACCTGGGTGGAGGAGCGCTCGCGCGACGGTGCGCTCCTCCTCCAGCAGAAGCCCAACGCGCCTCTCATTCCCCGGCGGGTCTCCGGCACCTTCATGGCGGTGCCTCCTCCTCCGGTGGCGCCCCTCAGCCCCGAGGAGCGCTTCAACGTATTGCTCGCGCAGATCCACACCGCCATCCGCCTGGCGGGCGCCAACCCGGATCTGCTGCGCGGCTTCCTCGAGTCGCCCACGCCCGGGTTGGAGACGGCCTATGAGGGCGTCGAGCTCGGCCCGGATGGCCGGGTGGACGTGGCCCGCCTGCGCCAGAACGTCTCCAGTGGCGACGAGGCGCTGGCGCGCGCCATGACGCTCGAGGCGCTCGACGCCTTCGTCTCCTACGCGCTCTTCTCCGCGCGCAACGTGCTGCCGGGCGAGATGTCCGAGCGGCTCTACCGCAGCTACAGGGATCTCCAGGAGGGACTCGCTTGA
- a CDS encoding thioredoxin domain-containing protein — MLMRSTSTILAALLAASLFSGCNKEKSPATAAPATTTSAEPSPDTVVATYGDGQKVTFGELNERVKEPLANLEKQKYQLRKQGLEGFVVEKLVQAEAKKRGVSEDELMKAEIDGKIPQPPEEEIKKLYEEAKERLPPGTTYEQVKPQIVDFLNGSKRQERARTYFDELKKANNVQITLPEPPKPPVERKEVAATGPSRGPENAPITIVEFSDFQCPFCSRAIKTVDEVLAAYPNQVRLVFRQFPLDFHKQAPKAAEASLCANDQGKFWEYHDTLFANQQALEVPQLKEHAKKVGLDSAKFDKCLDSGEKASIVNADLEAGKKVGVNGTPAFFINGVLLSGAQPIEEFKSIIDAELKAKK, encoded by the coding sequence ATGCTCATGCGCTCTACTTCCACCATTCTGGCCGCGTTGCTGGCGGCTTCCCTCTTCTCCGGTTGCAACAAGGAGAAGTCCCCGGCGACCGCCGCCCCGGCGACCACCACCTCGGCGGAGCCCTCTCCGGACACCGTCGTGGCCACCTACGGTGACGGCCAGAAGGTCACCTTTGGCGAGCTCAACGAGCGCGTCAAGGAGCCGCTGGCCAACCTGGAGAAGCAGAAGTACCAGCTGCGCAAGCAGGGTCTGGAGGGCTTCGTGGTGGAGAAGCTCGTGCAGGCCGAGGCCAAGAAGCGGGGCGTGAGCGAGGATGAGCTCATGAAGGCGGAGATCGACGGGAAGATCCCGCAGCCGCCCGAGGAGGAGATCAAGAAGCTGTACGAAGAGGCCAAGGAGCGGCTGCCCCCGGGCACCACCTATGAGCAGGTGAAGCCGCAGATCGTCGACTTCCTCAACGGCTCCAAGCGCCAGGAGCGCGCGCGCACCTACTTCGACGAGCTGAAGAAGGCCAACAACGTGCAGATCACCCTGCCCGAGCCGCCCAAGCCCCCGGTCGAGCGCAAGGAAGTGGCCGCCACCGGTCCGTCGCGCGGCCCCGAGAACGCGCCCATCACCATCGTGGAGTTCAGCGACTTCCAGTGCCCGTTCTGCAGCCGCGCCATCAAGACGGTGGACGAGGTGCTCGCGGCGTACCCCAACCAGGTGCGGCTGGTGTTCCGCCAGTTCCCGCTGGACTTCCACAAGCAGGCGCCCAAGGCCGCCGAGGCCTCGCTGTGCGCCAATGACCAGGGCAAGTTCTGGGAGTACCACGACACGCTCTTCGCCAATCAGCAGGCGCTCGAGGTGCCCCAGCTCAAGGAGCACGCCAAGAAGGTGGGCCTGGACTCCGCGAAGTTCGACAAGTGCCTGGACTCCGGCGAGAAGGCGTCGATCGTGAACGCCGACCTGGAGGCCGGCAAGAAGGTGGGCGTCAACGGCACCCCGGCCTTCTTCATCAACGGCGTCCTCCTCTCCGGCGCTCAGCCCATCGAGGAGTTCAAGAGCATCATCGACGCCGAGCTGAAGGCGAAGAAGTAA
- the ruvB gene encoding Holliday junction branch migration DNA helicase RuvB codes for MAKAKRKSDDTLSGEALNDEVRVEASLRPRTFDEYVGQGAVVEKLRVYVQAARSRGEALDHCLFSGPPGLGKTSLAYLMATELGVGIHVTSGPALERKGDLAGLLTNLNERDILFIDEVHRLNAAIEEYLYPAMEDFRLDITIDTGPAARAMKIDLPPFTLIGATTRTGLLTSPLRDRFQIQERLEYYEPKHLEMILNRSARILGVKLDRGGAKEISTRARGTPRIANRLLRRLRDFAEVEGDGTITEELASQSLTRLGVDPSGLDAMDRKILLTILDKFGGGPVGVETIAASVGEQRDTIEDVYEPYLLQEGFLQRTPRGRVATHRAYAYFNKKAPTTAQGSLW; via the coding sequence ATGGCGAAGGCGAAGCGGAAGTCCGACGACACACTCTCAGGAGAGGCGCTCAACGACGAGGTCCGCGTCGAGGCCTCGCTGCGTCCGCGCACCTTCGACGAGTACGTGGGTCAGGGCGCCGTCGTCGAGAAGCTCAGGGTGTACGTGCAGGCGGCCAGGAGCCGCGGCGAGGCGCTCGACCACTGCCTCTTCTCCGGCCCCCCGGGTCTGGGCAAGACGTCCCTCGCCTACCTCATGGCCACCGAGCTGGGCGTGGGCATCCACGTCACCAGCGGCCCCGCCCTCGAGCGCAAGGGCGACCTGGCCGGCCTCCTCACCAACCTCAACGAGCGCGACATCCTCTTCATCGACGAGGTCCACCGCCTCAACGCCGCCATCGAGGAGTACCTCTACCCGGCCATGGAGGACTTCCGGCTGGACATCACCATCGACACCGGCCCCGCCGCCCGGGCGATGAAGATCGACCTGCCGCCCTTCACCCTCATCGGCGCCACCACCCGCACCGGCCTCCTCACCTCGCCGCTGCGCGACCGCTTCCAGATTCAGGAGCGGCTCGAGTACTACGAGCCCAAGCACCTGGAGATGATCCTCAACCGCTCGGCGCGCATCCTCGGCGTCAAGCTGGACCGTGGAGGCGCGAAGGAGATCTCCACCCGCGCCCGCGGCACCCCGCGTATCGCCAACCGGCTGCTGCGCCGGTTGCGCGACTTCGCCGAGGTGGAGGGTGATGGCACCATCACCGAGGAGCTGGCCTCCCAGTCGCTCACCCGGCTCGGGGTGGATCCCTCCGGCCTGGACGCGATGGACCGGAAGATCCTCCTCACCATCCTCGACAAGTTCGGCGGGGGCCCGGTGGGCGTGGAGACCATCGCCGCCAGCGTGGGTGAGCAGCGCGATACCATCGAGGACGTGTACGAGCCGTACCTCCTGCAGGAAGGCTTCCTCCAGCGCACGCCGCGGGGCCGAGTGGCCACGCACCGGGCGTACGCCTATTTCAACAAGAAGGCGCCCACCACGGCGCAGGGGTCCCTCTGGTGA
- the lpxC gene encoding UDP-3-O-acyl-N-acetylglucosamine deacetylase encodes MASNPYNQRTLSQPVHCQGVGLHSGAPVNLSLLPAPVNHGIIFVRTDTPRPVSIPALTEYVVDTSLATTLGREGVKVSTVEHLMAALAGMGLDNVRVELDGPEVPIMDGSAAPFASLIAEAGVREQEEPRRLLVIKKQVSVVDGDKEASLSPSNRFRISCSIDFKHPLITEQAFDLEFSDRCFAREISRARTFGFLRDVEMLKKMGLARGGSLDNAIVVDEFSILNPDGLRFPDEFVRHKILDAIGDISLFGRPVVGHLKAFKTGHALNQKLVKAVLADPSSYEIVPARKHLELPELRLPELGLEPMVA; translated from the coding sequence ATGGCTTCCAACCCGTACAACCAGCGCACCCTGTCCCAGCCCGTCCATTGCCAGGGGGTGGGGCTTCACTCTGGCGCGCCGGTGAACCTCTCGTTGCTGCCCGCGCCGGTGAACCACGGCATCATCTTCGTGCGCACGGACACACCGCGCCCTGTCTCTATTCCCGCGCTGACGGAGTACGTAGTGGACACCTCCCTGGCCACCACCCTGGGCAGGGAAGGGGTGAAGGTGAGCACGGTGGAGCACCTCATGGCGGCGCTGGCCGGCATGGGCCTGGACAACGTGCGCGTGGAGCTGGACGGCCCCGAGGTGCCCATCATGGATGGCAGCGCCGCGCCCTTCGCCTCCCTCATCGCCGAGGCAGGCGTGCGCGAGCAGGAGGAGCCCCGCCGCCTGCTGGTCATCAAGAAGCAGGTCTCCGTGGTGGACGGTGACAAGGAGGCCAGCCTGTCTCCCTCCAACCGCTTCCGCATCTCCTGCTCCATCGACTTCAAGCACCCGCTCATCACCGAGCAGGCCTTCGACCTGGAGTTCTCCGACCGGTGCTTCGCCCGGGAGATCTCCCGCGCGCGCACCTTCGGCTTCCTCCGGGACGTGGAGATGCTCAAGAAGATGGGCCTGGCGCGCGGCGGCTCGCTGGACAACGCCATCGTCGTGGACGAGTTCTCCATCCTCAACCCGGACGGCCTGCGCTTCCCCGACGAGTTCGTGCGCCACAAGATCCTGGACGCCATCGGGGACATCTCCCTGTTCGGCCGCCCGGTGGTCGGCCATCTCAAGGCCTTCAAGACGGGGCACGCGCTCAACCAGAAGCTGGTCAAGGCCGTCCTCGCCGATCCCAGCAGCTACGAGATCGTCCCGGCCCGCAAGCACCTGGAGTTACCGGAGCTGCGCCTGCCGGAGCTCGGCCTCGAGCCGATGGTGGCCTGA
- a CDS encoding helix-turn-helix domain-containing protein, with translation MHLGATIRLLRVDAGLSLRDLARRIGVSSAYLSRVENGLDAAPTPERLAAIARELGVPPTLLVDVAHRVSPFVAHYLEQVPGAGMLFLEMARRGLSGPQLARVREFLDAEFPMRAAASEAPVPALAPLLAPERMVLRLTCAALEDALDVAAGRLVGSCPGMSAPGLVAELKRREAEASSMVGNGVAVPHAIVEHAAPVAALVTLAKPLKAETPDGLPLRLLVVLVGGERGRAHLVRLAHVARLASHGLAERLADEEQPQQLLTLLTELEALR, from the coding sequence ATGCACCTGGGAGCGACCATCCGACTGCTGCGTGTGGACGCGGGGCTGAGCCTGCGCGACCTCGCCCGTCGTATCGGCGTGTCCAGCGCCTACCTCAGCCGCGTGGAGAACGGGCTGGACGCCGCCCCCACACCGGAGCGGCTCGCCGCCATCGCCCGCGAGCTGGGCGTGCCCCCCACGCTCCTCGTGGACGTGGCGCACCGGGTGAGCCCCTTCGTGGCCCACTACCTGGAGCAGGTGCCCGGCGCCGGCATGCTCTTCCTGGAGATGGCGCGCCGGGGCCTCTCGGGCCCGCAGCTCGCCCGGGTGCGCGAGTTCCTCGACGCGGAGTTTCCCATGCGTGCCGCCGCGAGCGAGGCCCCGGTGCCGGCGCTGGCCCCGCTGCTGGCGCCGGAGCGGATGGTGTTGCGCCTCACCTGCGCCGCGCTCGAGGACGCGCTGGATGTGGCCGCGGGACGGCTGGTGGGGTCCTGCCCCGGCATGAGTGCCCCCGGGCTGGTGGCGGAGCTGAAGCGGCGCGAGGCGGAGGCCTCCAGCATGGTGGGCAACGGCGTGGCGGTGCCCCACGCCATCGTCGAGCATGCCGCGCCGGTGGCCGCCTTGGTGACGTTGGCCAAGCCCCTCAAGGCCGAGACACCGGATGGTCTGCCCCTGCGGCTGCTGGTGGTGCTCGTGGGCGGAGAGCGCGGGCGTGCGCACCTGGTTCGGCTGGCGCATGTGGCACGGCTGGCCAGTCATGGTCTGGCCGAGCGGCTCGCCGACGAGGAGCAGCCCCAACAATTGCTTACCCTGCTCACGGAGCTGGAAGCCCTGAGATGA
- a CDS encoding cation:proton antiporter domain-containing protein, whose translation MADLAHNPLSLLLVQLVVIIGLSRLIGRGARWLGQPLVIAEVLAGILLGPSLLGWVAPGTMEWLFPASSLPVLKMLSQLGLILFMFLIGLELDPRVLRGQGRASIVISYTSLLVPLLLGALMAWWLYPRLSEPSVPRPFFVLFLGVALSMTAFAVLARILSERGLLRSKVGLLALTCAAVDDVTAWCLLAFVVSGVRASGLEQAVSTTLLVLLYIGLMLGVVRPFLQRLGARVASREGLNQNVVVLILLLLLASTWATEYIGIHSFFGAFLFGVIVPKEGGLAEALVERLEDVVGVLLLPVFFVYSGLRTHLELLGSASDWALCGLILLVACVGKFGGSAVSARLTGMRWREAGALGILMNVRGLMGLIVLNLGLDLGLISPKLFTMLVVMALVTALIASPLLRWVYPPGEQARDRVPLAPVSPQVAPAPFTVLMCVGRGQVGSAMVALGYALTGPLAEPSQLYALHLVAPSDRSSLQPRREEDTSGDALAPLLGRASTLGLEVRPLSFVSTEPGLDICRTAEAKQASLILLGWHEPLFGRTMLGGTVREVMREAGTDVAVLVDRGLENVRRVLVPFIGGREDRAALGLARRLLRSTDAQVTVLHVTPSAGPREHTLEEPGRVHTRVVAHDSPEDAILEEARRGYDLVVVGVEAEHHERLIREASTSLLLVHPHRPASAGETADVADDKPDAAPALPADGPFS comes from the coding sequence ATGGCAGACCTCGCGCACAACCCGCTCAGCCTGCTCCTCGTTCAGCTCGTGGTCATCATCGGCCTGTCCCGGCTGATCGGGCGGGGAGCGCGCTGGCTGGGGCAGCCGCTGGTCATCGCCGAGGTGCTCGCGGGCATCCTCCTGGGACCCTCGCTGCTGGGGTGGGTGGCCCCGGGAACGATGGAGTGGCTGTTCCCGGCCAGCAGCCTGCCGGTGCTGAAGATGCTGAGCCAGTTGGGGCTCATCCTCTTCATGTTCCTCATCGGGCTGGAGCTGGATCCGCGGGTGCTCCGAGGCCAGGGCCGCGCCTCGATCGTCATCAGCTACACCAGCCTCCTGGTGCCCCTGCTGCTCGGGGCGCTAATGGCGTGGTGGCTCTACCCGCGCCTGTCCGAGCCCTCCGTGCCGCGCCCCTTCTTCGTGCTCTTCCTGGGGGTGGCCCTGAGCATGACCGCCTTCGCGGTGCTGGCGCGAATCCTCTCGGAGCGAGGCCTGCTGCGCTCCAAGGTGGGGCTCCTGGCCCTCACCTGCGCGGCGGTGGATGACGTGACGGCGTGGTGCCTGCTGGCCTTCGTCGTGTCCGGGGTGCGTGCCTCGGGGCTGGAGCAGGCGGTGTCCACCACGCTCCTCGTGCTGCTCTACATTGGCCTCATGCTGGGCGTGGTGCGGCCCTTCCTTCAGCGGTTGGGCGCGCGTGTGGCGAGCAGGGAGGGCCTCAACCAGAACGTGGTGGTCCTCATTCTGCTGCTGCTGCTGGCGTCCACGTGGGCGACCGAATACATCGGCATCCATTCCTTCTTCGGCGCCTTCCTCTTCGGGGTCATCGTCCCCAAGGAGGGTGGACTGGCCGAGGCGCTGGTGGAGCGGTTGGAGGACGTGGTGGGCGTGCTGCTGCTGCCCGTCTTCTTCGTCTACAGCGGCCTGCGCACCCACCTGGAGTTGTTGGGGAGCGCCTCGGACTGGGCCCTGTGCGGTCTCATCCTCCTGGTGGCCTGCGTGGGCAAGTTCGGCGGCAGCGCGGTGTCCGCGCGGCTCACCGGCATGCGCTGGCGCGAGGCGGGGGCGCTCGGCATCCTGATGAACGTGCGCGGGTTGATGGGACTCATCGTCCTCAACCTCGGCCTGGACCTGGGGCTCATCTCTCCCAAGCTCTTCACCATGCTGGTGGTGATGGCCCTGGTGACCGCCCTCATCGCCTCGCCGTTGCTGCGCTGGGTGTATCCGCCCGGGGAACAAGCGCGGGACCGGGTGCCGCTCGCCCCCGTGAGTCCCCAGGTGGCTCCCGCGCCCTTCACCGTGCTGATGTGCGTGGGCCGGGGACAGGTGGGCAGCGCGATGGTGGCCCTGGGGTATGCCCTCACCGGTCCCCTCGCCGAGCCCTCCCAACTCTACGCCCTGCACCTCGTGGCCCCCAGCGATCGCTCCTCCTTGCAACCCCGGCGGGAAGAGGACACGTCAGGAGATGCCCTGGCCCCGCTGCTGGGACGCGCGAGCACGCTGGGCCTGGAGGTGAGGCCGCTGTCGTTCGTGTCCACCGAGCCAGGGCTGGACATCTGCCGCACGGCCGAGGCCAAGCAGGCCAGCCTCATCCTGCTGGGCTGGCACGAGCCGCTCTTCGGCCGCACGATGCTGGGCGGCACCGTGCGCGAGGTGATGCGGGAAGCGGGCACGGACGTGGCGGTGCTGGTGGACCGGGGCCTGGAGAACGTGCGCCGGGTGCTGGTGCCCTTCATCGGCGGCCGGGAGGACCGGGCGGCGCTGGGGCTCGCCCGGCGTCTGCTGCGCTCCACGGACGCACAGGTGACGGTGTTGCACGTCACGCCTTCCGCGGGTCCCCGCGAGCACACGCTGGAGGAGCCCGGGCGCGTGCACACCCGGGTGGTGGCGCACGACTCGCCCGAGGACGCGATCCTGGAGGAAGCACGCCGGGGGTATGACCTCGTGGTGGTGGGAGTGGAGGCCGAGCACCACGAGCGCCTCATCCGCGAGGCTTCCACGTCACTCTTGTTGGTTCACCCACACCGTCCGGCCAGCGCAGGTGAGACCGCCGATGTCGCCGATGACAAACCCGACGCGGCCCCGGCGCTCCCGGCCGACGGCCCCTTCTCCTGA
- a CDS encoding MBL fold metallo-hydrolase, protein MNAPFRPLPFLKEARAEPVSGVRLQKLRRAAQEARDVFTAAGPVAAVATCDLVTFPYPSLFAFSGGALSPAPYVMMTNRMQVVQFQEEGVTRTLLFNPSDYERGQAAPFYASLREKYGNFLSDKVMTRRLGTVQSHLAALGLHPQDVDYIAFDHLHVQDVRRWLGGDGEPAYFPRAKLLVQRTEWESVKNLHPLEKVWYVPGGTDGVPEERVVLLDGDVWLGRGAAILSTPGHTMGNMSLAVASDKEVFVVSENGVASESYTPLQSRIPGVRAYAEQMGLEVVLNGNTRESSLEQYSSMIVEKIFAGPSRVEGAFVNFHPSSLLTSGLVAPGLSPTITLPAPNHGDIRPTTAARRAA, encoded by the coding sequence ATGAACGCCCCCTTCCGTCCCCTGCCCTTCCTCAAAGAGGCCCGTGCCGAGCCGGTGTCCGGCGTGCGGCTGCAGAAGCTCCGCCGTGCGGCACAGGAGGCGCGCGACGTGTTCACGGCCGCGGGCCCGGTGGCGGCGGTGGCCACATGCGATCTCGTCACGTTCCCCTACCCCTCGCTGTTCGCCTTCAGCGGAGGGGCGCTGTCACCGGCGCCCTACGTGATGATGACGAACCGGATGCAGGTGGTGCAGTTCCAGGAGGAAGGGGTGACGCGCACCCTGCTCTTCAATCCGAGCGACTACGAGCGCGGACAGGCGGCCCCCTTCTACGCGTCGTTGCGAGAGAAGTACGGCAACTTCCTGTCGGACAAGGTGATGACGCGGCGGCTGGGCACGGTGCAGAGCCACCTGGCGGCGCTGGGGCTGCATCCGCAGGACGTGGACTACATCGCGTTCGATCACCTGCACGTGCAGGACGTGCGGCGGTGGCTGGGCGGAGACGGAGAGCCGGCGTACTTCCCGAGGGCGAAGCTGCTGGTGCAGCGGACCGAGTGGGAGTCGGTGAAGAACCTGCATCCGCTGGAGAAGGTCTGGTACGTGCCGGGCGGGACGGACGGAGTGCCGGAGGAGCGGGTGGTGCTGCTGGACGGGGACGTGTGGCTGGGGCGGGGCGCGGCCATCCTGTCGACGCCGGGACACACGATGGGGAACATGTCGCTCGCGGTGGCCTCGGACAAGGAGGTGTTCGTGGTGAGCGAGAACGGCGTGGCCTCGGAGAGCTACACGCCGCTGCAGTCGAGGATTCCGGGAGTGCGCGCCTACGCCGAGCAGATGGGCCTGGAGGTGGTGCTCAACGGCAACACCCGGGAGAGCTCGCTGGAGCAGTACTCGTCGATGATCGTGGAGAAGATCTTCGCGGGCCCGTCGCGAGTGGAGGGGGCGTTCGTGAACTTCCATCCGTCATCGCTGCTGACGAGCGGACTGGTGGCACCGGGCCTGTCGCCGACGATCACCCTGCCCGCGCCGAATCACGGGGACATCCGGCCCACCACCGCCGCGCGCCGGGCAGCTTGA